The DNA sequence aaaattatatatagtcgttttttattttatatttgtagATAAAAGAAGTTAGGTGATATCtccataaaataatttattatctgTTGtacttttgagttttttttttcttttaaatatatataacactGTTTGTAAAAGAAAATTGCTAAAACATATTTATTGGTGTATTGTATTTTCTTCcgtatcatattattattattttaattaaatataagatctcatataatttaagaaaataatttttataaaatattactaattaataGTCAGACATGTTAGACACCACTGGTACTGTTGTgcctaggggtgttcatcaaaccgctgAAACCGctcgcaccgcaaaaaaaaaatgcgaTTTGAAATTCcgatttgaattttttctaaacTGCGCAGTGCGGTATAGTTTGCAtatttttgaattgttaatatgctgttcaaaccgcaccgcaccgcacattataaaaatactaatttttatatttatttaggttcaGTATATGTGAATTATGTCCAACCCAAAGCCCACTAATTCTTGTATTAttgaaagttaatttttttttttatatatttattttcaaacctTATGGTATTTtggatagtttaattattggtgatAGTCCAAAGAAAACTGCAtgtgaaaataaatttgaaaaaatagtcaaaaatcgGACAACCTAACCGCGAACAAGCCTAAGTGTGGCCAATAGCAATgctattttgtaaaaatacaaaataatataatatttcataattgTATGAGCTATTCCTataaatatgtaacatatatttatgaATCCTATCTAATAATTTATACTCTCATTTAATTCACCTCACATAGCTAGGCTTGTTGGTTTAGCttcatttattaaaaaatgtcTCTGGTATTTGGCATGGAGTTCCTTATGGTTGTGAGTATAGTAGTTTCACTATCATACGCCCTAGCATATCTCCTTAACCATCTTCTCCGACGACGAGACCAATGTTGCTACATGCTTGCCTACGAGTGTTACAAGCCCCCTGAGGAAACCAAACTCAGCACCGATTCATGTGCTCAAATCGTCTTCCGAAACAAGAACCTGGGCGTCGATGAGTACCGGTTCCTTCTCAAAACCATGGTCAGTTCCGGCATCGGAGAAGAAACCTACTGCCCAAAAAACGTAATGGAAGGAAGAGAAGAGACTCCGACTCTTGCCGACGCCTTGGCCGAGATGGACGAAGTCATATTCACCACACTCGACAACCTCTTCGCCAAAACGAAGTCGTTTATTACTTCCCCAAGCGAGATCGATATCCTCGTGGTCAACGTCTCGCTTCTCTCCGTGGCTCCTTCGTTGACTTCAAGAATAGTCAACCGTTACAAGATGAGAGAAAACGTCATGTCGTTTAACCTCTCAGGGATGGGTTGTAGCGCAAGCATCGTCGCTATAGATCTTGTTCAACACTTGTTCAAGAATCACAAGAAGGTTAACGCAATCGTCATTTCTACGGAGTCTTTTGGGCCTAATTGGTATTGTGGAAAAGAAAAATCAATGATGCTTTCCAACTGTTTGTTCAGATCAGGTGGTTGTTCTATGCTCTTTACAAACAACCGTTGTCTTAAGCAAAGAGCCATTTTACAGCTCAAACACCTCGTCAGAACCCATCTTGGTGCCGATGACGAGGCTTACCAGTGTTGTATTCAGTTAGAAGATGATAAAGGGTACCAAGGTTTTCGACTCACTAAGAAACTCACCAAGGCTGCTTCCAAGGCTTTGAAGCTCAACCTCAAAGTTTTGGTGCCTAAGATATTACCCATGAGAGAATTACTTCGGTTTTTCATATCTAACAATCTTAGAAACAAGAAACGTCACAACAAAACTTCATTCGGTTTGAACTTTAAGACAGGAGCTGAACACTTTTGTATTCACCCTGGAGGAAGGGCTGTGATCGATGGTGTTGGAATGAGTCTAGGGTTGAGCGAGGAAGACCTTGAGCCGTCTCGAATGGCGCTTCACCGGTTCGGAAACACATCGGCGGGTGGGTTTTGGTACGTGTTGGGTTACATGGAAGCTAAGAAGAGGTTAAAGAGAGGAGATAGGATTTTGATGATGAGTTTTGGAGCTGGTTTTAAGTGTAATAATTGTTTGTGGGAGGTGATGAAGAACTTGGATGATGTCAATGTGTGGA is a window from the Cannabis sativa cultivar Pink pepper isolate KNU-18-1 chromosome 1, ASM2916894v1, whole genome shotgun sequence genome containing:
- the LOC115705717 gene encoding 3-ketoacyl-CoA synthase 19, coding for MSLVFGMEFLMVVSIVVSLSYALAYLLNHLLRRRDQCCYMLAYECYKPPEETKLSTDSCAQIVFRNKNLGVDEYRFLLKTMVSSGIGEETYCPKNVMEGREETPTLADALAEMDEVIFTTLDNLFAKTKSFITSPSEIDILVVNVSLLSVAPSLTSRIVNRYKMRENVMSFNLSGMGCSASIVAIDLVQHLFKNHKKVNAIVISTESFGPNWYCGKEKSMMLSNCLFRSGGCSMLFTNNRCLKQRAILQLKHLVRTHLGADDEAYQCCIQLEDDKGYQGFRLTKKLTKAASKALKLNLKVLVPKILPMRELLRFFISNNLRNKKRHNKTSFGLNFKTGAEHFCIHPGGRAVIDGVGMSLGLSEEDLEPSRMALHRFGNTSAGGFWYVLGYMEAKKRLKRGDRILMMSFGAGFKCNNCLWEVMKNLDDVNVWKDCIDQYPPKSLVNPFMEKYSWINDDYLGFVRFQR